The following proteins come from a genomic window of Geothrix edaphica:
- a CDS encoding efflux RND transporter permease subunit, with protein MSAHVGYDPEHPTFLQRIIRFSAENRWLVIAASAVLLAMSFWTMRNIPLDALPDLSDTQVIVYSKWDRSPDIVEDQVTYPIVTALLGAPKVKAVRALSDFGFSYVYVIYEDGTDIYWARSRTLEYLSKITSSLPPGVTPVIGPDATSVGWIYQYALVDRSGKHSSDELRSMQDWFLRYGIQSTPGVAEVATVGGQARQFQVQVDPNKLAAYRIPIESVIGAVKSANSEVGGRLVEYSGREYMVRGRGYVKTTKDLEQAVLKAENGTPVRLGDVATVTLGPEMRRGLADLDGQGDVVGGIVVMRQGENALNVIERVKTKISELKQGLPEGVDVITVYDRSELIHNAIRTVKHKLIEEMIVVSIIILIFLWHVPSALVPIITIPVSVALAFIPMYGIGQNANLMSLAGIAISIGVLVDGAIVEVENAYKKIEKWIEAGKPGSFYQVRLEALMEVGPSVFFSLLVVAVSFMPIFTLVDQEGRLFKPLAYSKNLAMAIAAILALTLDPAMRMLFARVEPFQFKPKWLAWTFTQLAVGKYYAEEKHPISVFLHRIYEPPCRFVLKHAKATIAVAVLMVVATIPAFMSLGSEFMPPLNEGTLLYMPSTLPGLSQTEAQRILQVQDRLIRTVPEVERVFGKAGRADTATDPAPYSMMETVIILKSEDQWREKPRWFSAWAPDFLKAVLRPVWRDRITQEEIVADLDRVVRLPAIPNAWTMPIKARQDMLSTGIRTPVGLKINGADLATIEKVAVEAERILSGVPGTRSAFAERTAQGYFLDFVLKREQLARYGLSVEQANMLVMTAVGGDNQSTVFDGRARYPVNVRYARDYRESPDALKRVLIPTPTGALVPMEEIADLKWTNGPAMIRDENGQMNGYVLVDFDTSKLDVGTYVQHAKAAVEKELKLPAGYSLTWSGQYENMIRVKERLKIILPITLVLIFGLLYANTKSAFKASVVMLAVPFSAIGAFWLLWLLGYNMSIAVWVGLIALMGLDAETGVFMLLFLDLSHDEARREGRLKTDGDLIEAVIHGAVKRVRPKAMTVFAAFMGLLPIMWSTGTGADVMKRIAAPMVGGLATSFLLELLVYPAIYYLWKRKEVVAGPVTPEPVPQAV; from the coding sequence ATGAGCGCACATGTGGGTTACGACCCCGAACACCCGACCTTCCTCCAGCGGATCATCCGCTTCTCGGCGGAGAACCGCTGGCTGGTGATCGCCGCCTCGGCGGTCCTGCTGGCCATGTCCTTCTGGACCATGCGGAACATCCCGCTGGACGCCCTGCCGGACCTCAGCGACACGCAGGTCATCGTCTACAGCAAGTGGGACCGGAGCCCCGACATCGTCGAGGACCAGGTGACCTATCCCATCGTCACGGCGCTGCTCGGCGCCCCGAAGGTGAAGGCCGTGCGGGCCCTGTCGGATTTCGGCTTCTCCTATGTCTACGTGATCTACGAGGACGGCACGGACATCTACTGGGCCCGGTCGCGGACCTTGGAGTACCTGAGCAAGATCACCTCCAGCCTGCCGCCGGGGGTGACGCCCGTCATCGGGCCCGACGCCACCTCCGTGGGCTGGATCTACCAGTACGCCCTGGTGGACCGGAGCGGCAAGCACAGCTCGGACGAGCTGCGCTCCATGCAGGACTGGTTCCTGCGCTACGGCATCCAGAGCACGCCCGGCGTGGCCGAGGTGGCCACCGTGGGCGGCCAGGCCCGGCAGTTCCAGGTGCAGGTCGACCCCAACAAGCTGGCGGCCTACCGCATCCCCATCGAGTCCGTCATCGGTGCCGTCAAGTCGGCCAATTCGGAAGTCGGCGGGCGCCTGGTGGAGTACAGCGGCCGGGAGTACATGGTCCGGGGCCGGGGCTACGTGAAGACCACCAAGGATCTGGAGCAGGCGGTGCTCAAGGCCGAGAACGGCACGCCCGTGCGCCTGGGCGATGTGGCCACCGTGACCCTCGGACCCGAGATGCGCCGCGGCCTCGCGGACCTGGACGGCCAGGGCGATGTGGTGGGCGGCATCGTGGTCATGCGCCAGGGTGAGAACGCCCTCAACGTCATCGAGCGCGTGAAGACGAAGATCAGCGAGCTGAAGCAGGGGCTGCCCGAAGGCGTGGACGTGATCACGGTCTACGACCGCTCGGAGCTGATCCACAACGCCATCCGGACCGTGAAGCACAAGCTCATCGAGGAGATGATCGTCGTCTCGATCATCATCCTCATCTTCCTGTGGCACGTGCCCTCGGCCCTGGTGCCCATCATCACCATCCCCGTGAGCGTGGCCCTGGCCTTCATCCCGATGTACGGCATCGGCCAGAACGCCAACCTCATGAGCCTGGCCGGCATCGCCATCTCCATCGGCGTGCTGGTGGATGGCGCCATCGTCGAGGTGGAGAACGCCTACAAGAAGATCGAGAAGTGGATCGAGGCCGGGAAACCGGGAAGCTTCTACCAGGTGCGCCTTGAGGCCCTGATGGAGGTCGGCCCCAGCGTCTTCTTCTCCCTGCTGGTGGTGGCGGTGAGCTTCATGCCCATCTTCACCCTGGTGGACCAGGAAGGGCGGCTGTTCAAGCCCCTGGCCTACTCCAAGAACCTGGCCATGGCCATCGCCGCCATCCTGGCGCTGACCCTGGACCCGGCCATGCGCATGCTCTTCGCGCGGGTGGAACCCTTCCAGTTCAAGCCGAAGTGGCTGGCCTGGACCTTCACACAGCTCGCCGTGGGCAAGTACTACGCGGAGGAGAAGCATCCCATCAGCGTCTTCCTCCACCGGATCTACGAGCCGCCCTGCCGCTTCGTGCTGAAGCACGCCAAGGCCACCATCGCCGTGGCGGTGCTGATGGTGGTGGCAACCATCCCGGCCTTCATGAGCCTGGGCAGCGAGTTCATGCCACCGCTGAACGAAGGCACGCTGCTCTACATGCCCTCCACCTTGCCGGGCCTCAGCCAGACCGAGGCCCAGCGCATCCTCCAGGTGCAGGACCGCCTCATCCGAACCGTGCCCGAGGTCGAGCGCGTGTTTGGCAAGGCGGGGCGGGCCGATACGGCGACCGACCCGGCGCCCTATTCCATGATGGAGACGGTGATCATCCTCAAGTCCGAGGACCAGTGGCGCGAAAAGCCCCGCTGGTTCAGCGCCTGGGCGCCGGACTTCCTGAAGGCCGTCCTCCGCCCCGTCTGGCGCGACCGGATCACCCAGGAGGAGATCGTCGCCGACCTGGACCGCGTGGTGCGGCTCCCGGCCATCCCCAACGCCTGGACCATGCCCATCAAGGCGCGGCAGGACATGCTGTCCACCGGCATCCGCACCCCCGTGGGCCTCAAGATCAACGGTGCGGATCTGGCGACCATCGAGAAGGTGGCCGTGGAGGCCGAGCGCATCCTGTCCGGCGTGCCGGGCACCCGCAGCGCCTTCGCCGAGCGCACGGCCCAGGGCTACTTCCTGGACTTTGTGCTGAAGCGGGAGCAGCTGGCCCGCTACGGCCTCAGCGTCGAGCAGGCCAACATGCTGGTGATGACCGCCGTCGGCGGCGACAACCAGAGCACGGTCTTCGACGGCCGGGCGCGCTACCCCGTGAACGTCCGCTACGCCAGGGACTACCGCGAGAGCCCCGACGCCCTGAAGCGCGTGCTCATCCCCACGCCGACGGGCGCCCTGGTGCCCATGGAGGAGATCGCCGACCTGAAGTGGACCAACGGCCCCGCCATGATCCGCGACGAGAACGGCCAGATGAACGGGTACGTGCTGGTGGACTTCGACACCTCGAAGCTGGACGTGGGCACCTATGTCCAGCACGCCAAGGCCGCGGTGGAGAAGGAGCTCAAGCTGCCGGCCGGCTACAGCCTCACCTGGTCAGGCCAGTACGAGAACATGATCCGGGTGAAGGAGCGGCTGAAGATCATCCTGCCCATCACCCTGGTGCTCATCTTCGGCCTGCTCTACGCCAACACCAAGAGCGCCTTCAAGGCCTCCGTGGTGATGCTGGCCGTGCCCTTCAGCGCCATCGGCGCCTTCTGGCTCCTCTGGCTGCTCGGCTACAACATGAGCATCGCCGTGTGGGTGGGCCTCATCGCCCTCATGGGACTCGACGCGGAGACCGGCGTCTTCATGCTGCTCTTCCTGGACCTCAGCCATGACGAGGCCCGGCGGGAAGGCCGCCTGAAGACCGACGGCGACCTCATCGAGGCCGTCATCCACGGCGCCGTGAAGCGCGTGCGGCCCAAGGCCATGACCGTCTTCGCGGCCTTCATGGGCCTGCTCCCCATCATGTGGAGCACCGGCACCGGCGCCGACGTCATGAAGCGCATCGCGGCGCCCATGGTGGGCGGCCTGGCCACCAGCTTCCTGCTGGAGCTGCTGGTCTACCCCGCCATCTACTACCTCTGGAAGCGCAAGGAGGTGGTGGCGGGTCCGGTCACACCCGAGCCCGTGCCGCAGGCGGTCTGA
- a CDS encoding efflux RND transporter periplasmic adaptor subunit, with translation MSHEQPTFDHPAPARASRFRTLGLVALGLAAGAGGTLLLRPAPKDDHDHGAASATAPKKQMYQCPMHPQIIQDHAGTCPICGMDLVPMDGQGTAATSLESHAAVTIDHERQQLIGLRTEPVAEETVSGELRALGRVAVDETRVRKVNVKVEGFVEKLFVDFVGKPVAKGQPLFSLYSPEFVSAQREYLLALKTQKALSGGSLQSSGGDLLESARRRLMLWDVPAAAIDNLEKTGEVLKSLTLRSPISGVVTAKNVVEGARITPADIPFEITDLSRVWVLVDIYEAELGRAKVGMPAELTVQASPGKTLKGRIAFVDAVMDPKTRTAKARLEFPNPGGLLKPEMFGDVVLRGQGRKGLVVPLDAVLDAGTTKVAFVALGDGKFEPREVTTGITIGEKVEIRSGLAVGEAVVVRANFLVDSESRLKAALAHMSQKAAGAEGQKTPVPPAPSGHQH, from the coding sequence ATGAGCCACGAACAACCCACCTTCGATCACCCGGCCCCCGCCCGCGCCTCCCGCTTCCGCACCCTCGGCCTGGTGGCCCTGGGGCTGGCCGCCGGGGCCGGCGGCACGCTGCTGCTGCGCCCCGCCCCCAAGGATGATCACGACCACGGGGCCGCCAGCGCGACGGCGCCGAAGAAGCAGATGTACCAGTGCCCCATGCACCCGCAGATCATCCAGGACCACGCGGGCACCTGCCCCATCTGCGGCATGGACCTCGTGCCCATGGACGGCCAGGGGACCGCGGCCACGAGCCTGGAGAGCCATGCGGCCGTCACCATCGACCACGAGCGCCAGCAGCTCATCGGCCTCCGCACCGAGCCGGTGGCCGAGGAGACCGTCAGCGGCGAGCTGCGCGCCCTGGGCCGCGTGGCCGTGGACGAGACCCGCGTCCGCAAGGTGAACGTGAAGGTGGAGGGCTTCGTGGAGAAGCTCTTCGTGGACTTCGTGGGCAAGCCCGTGGCCAAGGGCCAGCCCCTGTTCAGCCTCTACAGTCCGGAATTCGTCAGCGCCCAGCGGGAGTACCTGCTGGCACTCAAGACCCAGAAGGCCCTGTCGGGCGGCTCGCTGCAGAGCAGCGGCGGGGACCTGCTGGAGTCGGCGCGGCGCCGGCTCATGCTGTGGGACGTGCCGGCAGCGGCCATCGACAACCTGGAGAAGACCGGCGAGGTCCTGAAGTCGCTCACGCTGCGCAGCCCCATCTCGGGCGTCGTGACGGCGAAGAACGTGGTGGAGGGCGCCCGCATCACGCCGGCGGACATCCCCTTCGAAATCACCGATCTCAGCCGCGTGTGGGTGCTGGTGGACATCTACGAGGCGGAGCTGGGCCGCGCGAAGGTGGGCATGCCCGCCGAACTGACAGTCCAGGCCTCGCCCGGGAAGACCCTGAAGGGGCGGATCGCCTTCGTGGATGCCGTGATGGATCCCAAGACCCGCACCGCCAAGGCCCGCCTGGAGTTCCCGAACCCGGGAGGGCTCCTGAAGCCCGAGATGTTCGGGGACGTGGTGCTCCGGGGGCAGGGGCGCAAGGGCCTCGTCGTCCCGCTGGATGCAGTGCTGGACGCCGGCACCACCAAGGTCGCCTTCGTGGCGCTGGGGGACGGCAAGTTCGAGCCGAGGGAGGTCACCACGGGCATCACCATCGGCGAGAAGGTGGAGATCCGCTCCGGGCTGGCGGTGGGCGAGGCGGTCGTCGTCCGTGCCAACTTCCTCGTGGATTCCGAGTCCCGGCTGAAGGCGGCCCTGGCCCACATGAGCCAGAAGGCCGCCGGTGCCGAGGGCCAGAAAACCCCTGTTCCGCCGGCGCCGTCCGGCCACCAGCACTGA
- a CDS encoding NUDIX hydrolase: MSAWRPPDEAPPIPWPCIGESLRRPQLGPHPHKISARIPEDPRRAAVGVILWGDAAGARKLVLAQRGYGAPHHAGEIAFPGGMVEPRDRDLPTTARREVREEIGVSEGLWELGCFPDGVAKARVRFTPVFFRWEEPEPRFRLDHELEQVLMLPLAPLMEAPWTIERLERHGLALDVPRLELPQAPLWGATAFVLKAWLDVLKDCADPTLGPR; encoded by the coding sequence ATGAGCGCCTGGCGCCCCCCCGACGAGGCGCCCCCGATCCCCTGGCCCTGCATCGGGGAGAGCCTGCGGCGGCCCCAGCTCGGACCCCATCCGCACAAGATCAGCGCCCGCATCCCCGAGGATCCCCGCCGGGCGGCCGTGGGCGTGATCCTCTGGGGCGATGCCGCGGGCGCCCGGAAGCTGGTGCTGGCCCAGCGCGGCTATGGCGCGCCCCACCACGCCGGGGAGATCGCCTTCCCCGGGGGCATGGTGGAGCCCAGGGATCGCGACCTGCCCACCACGGCCCGCCGGGAGGTGCGCGAGGAGATCGGGGTGTCCGAGGGCCTCTGGGAGCTGGGCTGCTTCCCCGATGGCGTGGCCAAGGCCCGGGTGCGCTTCACCCCGGTCTTCTTCCGCTGGGAGGAACCCGAGCCCCGGTTCCGCCTGGACCATGAGCTGGAGCAGGTCCTCATGCTGCCCCTGGCGCCGCTGATGGAAGCCCCCTGGACCATCGAGCGGCTGGAGCGCCATGGCCTGGCCCTGGATGTCCCGCGCCTTGAGCTGCCCCAGGCCCCGCTCTGGGGGGCGACCGCCTTCGTGCTGAAGGCGTGGCTGGACGTGCTGAAGGACTGCGCCGACCCCACCCTGGGCCCGAGATGA
- a CDS encoding YHS domain-containing protein, with translation MLHTALLTLAVLAAPAAEKAKPATNTKDPVCKMTVDAKSASVAVRGREYRVCSKHCGEALQKDPDKYLEKDGSVKAEKKKG, from the coding sequence ATGCTCCACACCGCCCTGCTCACCCTCGCCGTCCTGGCCGCGCCCGCGGCCGAGAAGGCCAAGCCCGCCACCAACACCAAGGATCCTGTCTGCAAGATGACGGTGGATGCCAAGTCCGCCTCCGTCGCAGTGCGGGGCCGGGAATACCGCGTGTGCAGCAAGCACTGCGGCGAGGCCCTCCAGAAGGATCCCGACAAGTACCTGGAGAAGGACGGCTCCGTGAAGGCTGAGAAGAAGAAGGGCTGA
- a CDS encoding M4 family metallopeptidase produces MRHLVPFLLPAFLLAAPPDQARTDALARDAKAHLAARAFQMGLDQHLGLTFKNLVADASGEDHVRLDQTYKGVPVLEGEAIVHFRNGRVRAVTDDLVRGVALNVEPSLGRGEALGAAHAALAPRGSYAYEPTATLVVASLDSDSPGRANRYVLAYHVHTELENGAQETKHTDFLVDAHTGKVLESWDTLHTTGASGTGASQWYGTVALSTNSTATGYELRDTTRGSGGTFGNNVTTNLLNGTSGTGTIFTDADNAWGNGQQYSGTAGMSANAQTAGVDGHRGMQATWDFYQNVFGRNGIDNAGKATFSRMHYSSQYDNAFWSDSCFCMTYGDGQVGGSVGEADLDTAGHEMTHGVCAATAKLVYRKEPGGLNEANSDIFGTLVEFYTLNGGTGSFIPSTAGPGPITANYKLFENSWGHAYPNEALRWMYKPSRDGRSPDFYSSSLGRLDVHYSSGVANHFFFLLAHGSTVDSFSDNLGSPMTNGVTSITGIGNDKAGRIWYRALTAYMTKSTNYAGARAATLNAAADLYGANSTEYTTVNTAWLAVNVK; encoded by the coding sequence GTGCGCCATCTGGTCCCCTTCCTCCTTCCCGCCTTCCTGCTGGCCGCTCCCCCGGACCAGGCCAGGACCGATGCCCTCGCCCGGGACGCCAAGGCCCATCTGGCCGCCCGCGCCTTCCAGATGGGTCTCGACCAGCACCTGGGCCTCACCTTCAAGAACCTCGTCGCCGACGCCTCCGGCGAGGACCATGTGCGGCTCGACCAGACCTACAAGGGCGTTCCCGTGCTGGAGGGCGAGGCCATCGTCCACTTCCGGAACGGCCGGGTGCGGGCCGTCACCGACGACCTGGTGCGCGGCGTGGCCCTGAACGTGGAACCCAGCCTCGGGCGGGGTGAGGCCCTGGGCGCCGCCCACGCGGCCCTGGCCCCCCGCGGGAGCTACGCCTACGAGCCGACGGCGACCCTGGTCGTGGCCAGCCTCGACTCCGACAGCCCCGGCCGCGCCAACCGGTACGTGCTGGCCTACCACGTCCACACCGAGCTGGAGAATGGCGCCCAGGAGACGAAGCACACGGATTTCCTGGTGGATGCCCACACGGGCAAGGTCCTGGAGTCCTGGGACACCCTCCATACCACCGGCGCGAGCGGAACAGGCGCCTCCCAGTGGTACGGGACGGTGGCCCTCAGCACCAACAGCACGGCCACGGGCTATGAGCTGCGGGACACCACCCGGGGCAGCGGCGGCACCTTCGGCAACAACGTCACCACGAACCTCCTGAACGGCACCTCGGGCACCGGCACGATCTTCACCGATGCCGACAATGCCTGGGGCAACGGGCAGCAATACAGCGGTACCGCGGGCATGAGCGCCAATGCCCAGACTGCCGGCGTGGACGGCCATCGGGGCATGCAGGCCACCTGGGACTTCTACCAGAACGTGTTCGGCCGGAACGGCATCGACAACGCCGGCAAGGCCACCTTCAGCCGCATGCACTACAGCAGCCAGTACGACAACGCCTTCTGGTCCGACAGCTGCTTCTGCATGACCTACGGGGATGGCCAGGTGGGCGGCTCCGTGGGCGAGGCGGACCTCGACACCGCGGGCCATGAGATGACCCACGGTGTCTGCGCGGCCACGGCGAAGCTGGTCTACCGGAAGGAGCCGGGCGGCCTCAACGAAGCCAACTCCGACATCTTCGGGACCCTGGTGGAGTTCTACACCCTGAACGGCGGTACCGGCAGCTTCATCCCCAGCACGGCCGGCCCGGGCCCCATCACCGCCAACTACAAGCTGTTCGAGAACAGCTGGGGCCACGCCTATCCGAACGAGGCCCTGCGCTGGATGTACAAGCCCAGCCGCGACGGCCGCAGCCCCGACTTCTACAGCAGCAGCCTCGGCCGGCTGGACGTGCACTACAGCTCCGGCGTGGCGAACCACTTCTTCTTCCTGCTGGCCCACGGCAGCACGGTGGACAGCTTCAGCGACAACCTGGGCTCGCCCATGACCAACGGCGTCACCAGCATCACGGGCATCGGCAACGACAAGGCCGGCCGCATCTGGTACCGGGCCCTTACCGCCTACATGACGAAGAGCACCAACTATGCAGGCGCTCGGGCGGCCACGCTGAACGCCGCGGCGGATCTCTATGGGGCCAATTCCACGGAGTACACCACCGTGAACACGGCCTGGCTGGCGGTGAACGTCAAGTAG